GGCGGATTTATTCGGCAAGAGCTTGGGCGCGAGCTCTTTGATCTGCTCAGGCGGAATGTTCAGTGCGCCGGGGATGTGGGCCTCCCGATATCGCTCTGGAGCGAGCGTTTCAACGACTTTTACCGGCTCCTTCCGATCCAGCTTTGCCTTTAGGTCCTGAGCGGAAATTTTGGCATCCATCGGTGTGCTCTCCCGGCAGCATGAGAAATTCTACTCAATATGATCAAGCTCTTCTTCTAGAGAGAGCTGCGGCCAATAGTGTCAGTAAGAATACGAGTGCAATGATCGCTTGAGAACTGACGCAGTAAATGCACCACACGCCGAGGGTTTTCCATTCAATCCAAGTCAGGCGGAGAGAAAACAGTAGGGCCAAAAAGGCCAAGACCGCAGTGATCCGAGGCAAGCGTCCTGCGAGTGCGGCTATCAGCGCAAAGCCCAAACTGCCGATCAAGGCGACGGGAATGCCGCGCAAAGTCGCGTAGGGGCTGTGGTTTACGATGCCGCAGTCCCACTTGTCGTTAATGCTGCAGGGCGAGGGCTTAGTGTTGTAGTGCTCGCCTAGAGCTAGCCCCGAAACCAACACGCCGGTAAGGCAGAGCATCACGATGGACGCTACGAGAGTGTTGTTGATTGTAGAAGTCATTCTGATCCGTAACCAGAATCTACCCTGAATGT
This region of Terriglobales bacterium genomic DNA includes:
- a CDS encoding rhodanese-like domain-containing protein; its protein translation is MDAKISAQDLKAKLDRKEPVKVVETLAPERYREAHIPGALNIPPEQIKELAPKLLPNKSAEVITYCSNDH
- a CDS encoding vitamin K epoxide reductase family protein, encoding MTSTINNTLVASIVMLCLTGVLVSGLALGEHYNTKPSPCSINDKWDCGIVNHSPYATLRGIPVALIGSLGFALIAALAGRLPRITAVLAFLALLFSLRLTWIEWKTLGVWCIYCVSSQAIIALVFLLTLLAAALSRRRA